The following are encoded together in the Culex pipiens pallens isolate TS chromosome 1, TS_CPP_V2, whole genome shotgun sequence genome:
- the LOC120420769 gene encoding zinc finger protein 208-like, producing MQLGIVADTKMLCRVCMVPVEEHPANLYDDASPFGLPSLHDMLRTICAPVFAKPEAEAIVPNMPTIVCLVCRNAIVAAYNLHQQCIETDRRLGELVALMWELQGPGSDEIGEVSEDPPKSSIKEVPISEETMVESVEIKDQSAQQGCSQRGNADDKTCVECGKTFSSRWTLVRHKREGWCDKTNDPMMRTCDICNKVLKTVQLLKRHRQMHDSRPCPPLNYPELPASTQEEISEGDRPAEESSVLNNEQVDSVTVEALDLMDESQSHNEEEVVDARGMKCTNCGISFSSNLSYRNHMLEKSCQQKQLFPCTKCGKTFDKLTRMQYHRRNHKERLACHLCNQTFKNRDCLRIHHARKFCLGIETSTSEAVCQEEQGQVRKDEPVVNVNKTCMRCGKTFATGWTLKRHKNEGRCEGPNVSMARTCVICCQVFKTVKLLRKHLQIHEGTEEAESNEAELPAVEEIPLLNTEQVDMIKVEALDLTDENEEAVNEVRVWKCTDCGITFSSTASYRKHTLEADPKRLCRICMAGANEHFVDLYDAASFGLPSLHGMLRTICAPVFAKPEAEDVVVLPQMMPTKVCLECRNATVAAYDLHQQCIEADRRLGELIALMWELQGPGGDEIGDDGIEQVKCDEPCAAPEFPATSQEHEDTLIETQKEEMIDSDSMLMEEVLNRDEKCSECGISFSSFIAHRKHTQEGNCRRTHTYPCRICGKVFDKQTRLQYHMYSHKERVACEWCDETFRNRGGLLVHINRKRCPGKKSQEEPTSSAEVQEQDEDTAIDMQCKKCGVSFTSSKAQRTHMQEGNCQQGPTFPCTICGKTFDKLSRMQYHLYTHRERFPCPRCVQTFRYKTHLRRHLANKSCKVMKASISQDVATSQEPEEHDTSEDPLLASEIKVEEPEIEDAETELDSEVFVEQIAVPEEGHKKDGRCLQESEQSPKLFACDLCEKSFTSVVGLVRHKNKHVDRGYCDKCRKLFKSKADLETHIARGVCLGDMARTCLVCKKLFETMVEYRKHRREAHQGPIDCTDCGRTLRNFHSFYVHVRERYCKNIKNRSAKGGKCKICGEVQASIPQLKLHMKAKHLGKIFYCAACQLHFPTQQKFDAHTEKHAQKLVNICQTCNTSFPTLAALKRHKFTHMKPVKCVVCGRPFSSKYHLKVHMSHTHTGENPHACELCPARFRTVAGKQKHLRTHSSEPSDEQQQQRAEEAGADME from the exons ATGCAGCTCGGCATTGTAGCGGACACGAAGATGCTGTGCCGGGTTTGCATGGTACCCGTCGAGGAACATCCGGCGAACCTGTACGACGATGCGTCCCCGTTCGGTCTGCCCAGTTTGCACGACATGCTGCGGACGATTTGCGCTCCGGTGTTTGCGAAACCCGAAGCGGAAGCCATCGTGCCGAACATGCCGACCATTGTTTGTCTGGTGTGTCGGAACGCGATCGTGGCGGCCTACAACCTGCATCAGCAGTGCATCGAGACCGATCGACGGCTGGGTGAGTTGGTAGCTTTGATGTGGGAACTCCAAGGTCCCGGCAGCGATGAGATTGGTGAGGTTTCCGAAGATCCTCCCAAGAGCAGTATCAAGGAGGTACCAATTTCGGAGGAAACAATGGTTGAGAGCGTTGAGATCAAGGATCAGTCTGCGCAGCAAGGTTGTTCACAGCGAGGAAACGCTGACGACAAAACTTGTGTGGAATGTGGGAAGACGTTTTCAAGCCGGTGGACCTTGGTCAGGCATAAACGGGAAGGTTGGTGTGATAAGACGAACGACCCCATGATGCGCACGTGTGATATCTGCAATAAGGTTTTAAAGACCGTTCAATTGCTGAAAAGACATCGTCAAATGCATGATAGCAGACCGTGTCCTCCGCTGAATTATCCGGAACTTCCAGCTTCAACACAAGAGGAGATTTCGGAAGGAGATAGGCCCGCCGAGGAGAGTTCGGTGTTGAATAATGAGCAAGTGGATTCGGTAACGGTCGAAGCCTTAGACCTGATGGATGAAAGCCAAAGTCACAACGAAGAAGAGGTCGTCGATGCGCGTGGCATGAAATGCACCAATTGCGGTATATCATTCTCCTCAAACCTATCGTATCGAAATCACATGCTGGAAAAAAGCTGCCAGCAAAAACAACTATTTCCGTGcacaaaatgtggaaaaaccTTCGACAAACTTACAAGAATGCAGTACCACAGACGTAACCATAAGGAACGGCTAGCTTGTCATTTGTGTAATCAAACATTCAAGAATAGAGACTGTCTGCGGATACATCACGCGCGTAAATTTTGTTTGGGGATCGAGACAAGCACCTCCGAGGCCGTGTGCCAAGAAGAACAAGGCCAGGTGCGAAAAGACGAACCAGTAGTCAATGTAAACAAAACATGTATGCGTTGTGGCAAAACATTTGCAACCGGTTGGACTTTGAAAAGACACAAAAATGAAGGCAGGTGTGAGGGTCCGAATGTCTCCATGGCGCGCACCTGTGTGATCTGCTGTCAAGTTTTTAAGACGGTTAAGTTGTTGAGAAAACACCTTCAAATCCATGAGGGCACCGAGGAAGCAGAGTCCAACGAGGCGGAGCTTCCAGCAGTAGAGGAGATCCCGTTACTGAATACCGAGCAAGTGGATATGATAAAGGTCGAAGCTCTAGACCTGACGGATGAAAACGAAGAAGCGGTCAACGAAGTGCGTGTCTGGAAATGTACCGATTGCGGCATAACGTTTTCCTCAACCGCATCGTATCGAAAGCACACGCTCGAAG CGGACCCGAAAAGGCTGTGCCGGATTTGCATGGCCGGCGCGAACGAACACTTTGTGGACCTGTACGATGCCGCCTCGTTCGGTCTGCCCAGTTTGCACGGAATGCTGCGGACGATTTGCGCTCCGGTCTTTGCAAAGCCCGAAGCCGAAGACGTCGTTGTCCTGCCGCAGATGATGCCGACGAAGGTGTGCTTGGAGTGCCGGAACGCAACCGTGGCGGCCTACGACCTGCACCAGCAGTGCATCGAAGCTGACCGCCGGCTGGGCGAGCTGATAGCTTTGATGTGGGAACTCCAGGGACCCGGAGGTGATGAGATTGGTGACGACGGCATTGAACAGGTAAAGTGTGATGAACCGTGTGCTGCGCCGGAATTTCCGGCTACGTCTCAAGAACACGAGGACACGCTGATAGAAACTCAGAAAGAGGAAATGATCGATTCAGATTCCATGCTGATGGAAGAAGTGCTGAACCGAGATGAAAAATGTAGCGAGTGTGGCATATCGTTCTCGTCGTTCATAGCACACCGGAAGCACACCCAAGAGGGAAATTGTCGTCGAACGCACACTTATCCGTGCAGAATTTGTGGAAAGGTCTTTGACAAGCAAACCAGACTGCAGTACCACATGTACAGCCACAAGGAGCGCGTGGCTTGCGAGTGGTGTGACGAAACGTTCCGTAACCGAGGTGGTCTGCTGGTGCATATCAACCGTAAACGCTGCCCGGGCAAAAAGTCCCAGGAGGAACCGACAAGCAGCGCGGAAGTGCAAGAACAGGACGAAGATACTGCAATCGACATGCAATGCAAGAAGTGTGGAGTTTCGTTTACGTCGAGCAAAGCGCAAAGAACGCACATGCAGGAAGGAAATTGCCAGCAAGGGCCAACCTTTCCGTGTACAATTTGTGGcaagacctttgacaaactgaGCAGAATGCAGTACCACTTGTACACCCACAGGGAGCGCTTCCCCTGCCCGAGGTGTGTGCAAACGTTCCGATACAAAACGCATCTGCGGAGGCATCTCGCTAATAAAAGTTGTAAAGTTATGAAAGCGAGCATCTCCCAGGACGTGGCCACCAGTCAGGAGCCGGAAGAACACGATACGAGCGAAGATCCACTGTTGGCCAGCGAAATCAAAGTTGAAGAACCGGAAATCGAAGACGCAGAGACGGAATTGGACAGCGAAGTCTTTGTGGAGCAAATTGCTGTCCCTGAGGAGGGGCACAAGAAAGATGGAAGATGTCTGCAAGAATCGGAACAATCGCCAAAGCTATTTGCGTGTGACCTGTGTGAGAAATCGTTTACTTCAGTCGTTGGTTTGGTGCgccacaaaaacaaacacgtcGATCGAGGCTATTGCGACAAATgcagaaaattgtttaaatccaAGGCTGATCTAGAGACGCACATCGCAAGGGGAGTATGTTTGGGTGATATGGCGAGGACCTGCTTGGTTTGCAAGAAACTCTTCGAAACGATGGTGGAATACAGAAAACATCGTCGAGAGGCTCATCAGGGACCCATCGATTGCACGGATTGTGGTCGAACGCTAAGAAACTTTCATTCGTTTTACGTTCACGTAAGGGAAAGATATTGCaagaacataaaaaatcgatccGCCAAGGGAGGAAAGTGCAAAATCTGCGGAGAAGTGCAAGCATCCATTCCACAGCTTAAACTGCACATGAAAGCGAAACATTTGGGCAAGATCTTCTATTGCGCCGCCTGCCAACTTCACTTCCCCACCCAACAAAAGTTCGATGCACACACGGAGAAGCACGCCCAAAAATTGGTCAATATTTGCCAAACCTGCAACACTAGCTTCCCCACGCTGGCAGCCCTGAAAAGGCATAAATTTACCCACATGAAGCCTGTGAAATGCGTCGTTTGCGGGCGACCCTTTAGCAGCAAATATCATCTCAAGGTGCACATGTCACACACACATACGGGTGAAAACCCGCACGCCTGCGAACTGTGCCCAGCGCGATTCAGGACGGTTGCTGGCAAGCAAAAACACTTGCGAACCCACTCGAGCGAACCCAGcgacgagcagcagcagcaacgagCGGAAGAAGCAGGTGCAGATATGGAGTAG
- the LOC120420768 gene encoding poly(A) polymerase type 3-like isoform X2 yields the protein MGEGVMVYPPHSVVFKRLKKQPKMTECRTVQEAFVPVVKMIFDGIEIDLLFARLALKEIPDNFDLRDDMLPEVSGVQLGVPRHRRDPAAGAQH from the exons ATGGGGGAAGGGGTTATGGTTTATCCTCCCCACTCGGTGGTGTTCAAACG GCTGAAGAAACAGCCCAAGATGACGGAGTGCCGCACCGTCCAGGAGGCGTTTGTGCCGGTCGTCAAGATGATCTTTGACGGCATCGAGATTGATTTGCTGTTTGCGCGGTTGGCGCTGAAGGAGATTCCGGACAACTTTGACCTGCGCGACGATATGCTGCCTGAAGTATCTGGAGTCCAACTCGGTGTGCCACGTCACCGACGAGATCCTGCGGCTGGTGCCCAACATTAA
- the LOC120420768 gene encoding uncharacterized protein LOC120420768 isoform X1, which yields MTLPTMRRLDRHLWQRQLRRLLRWCSAKTSTTPASIADTGTIQSLANSIKSGATQPNYSRWNVCQVGHLQYGGSDNSSSTGSTTMVSAAPSAQHHLFKRPAIKHLLILRVHCQGGLSFSTNFTGPYRVRLKRITLGQPTARANVTLSDSVRSGHRPATAIQDQQQCARVLGV from the exons ATGACTTTGCCGACTATGCGGCGTTTGGATCGGCACCTGTGGCAACGCCAGTTGCGGCGGCTCCTTAGATGGTGTTCGGCTAAAACTTCCACCACTCCTGCGTCGATTGCCGACACCGGCACGATTCAATCGCTGGCGAACTCCATCAAAAGTGGTGCAACTCAACCCAACTACAGCCGATGGAACGTTTGCCAAGTTGGTCACCTACAGTACGGCGGGAGCGACAACAGCTCAAGCACTG GTTCAACTACGATGGTCTCAGCTGCGCCGTCAGCCCAACATCACCTATTCAAGCGCCCAGCTATCAAGCATCTTTTGATCCTCCGGGTCCATTGCCAAGGTGGCTTATCCTTCAGCACCAACTTCACGGGCCCCTATCGGGTCCGGCTTAAGCGGATCACCCTCGGACAACCTACAGCTCGCGCCAACGTTACACTTTC CGACAGCGTCCGCAGTGGCCATCGCCCAGCAACTGCAATCCAAGATCAACAACAATGCGCACGAGTACTCGGTGTTTAA
- the LOC120420767 gene encoding zinc finger protein 883-like, whose product MQTFNTMSTSTTDMTEYCRVCMATPEAGFSSLYESSSSSGQLSLHGMLSVICAPIFAKPAPEESTPKWPANACETCKNAIVAAFNLHQQCIETDRQLNKIFAVKLEVEEEVVEEAKDNVDDPLEEIKVEPLEVMMVELDENDAADDDKSDDGGDNSSDSDWEEDDTEKRTCKVCSKVVDKVSQLGKHMKKDHPDRPHVCRICSESFKSYSGLQYHKVTHKGPATCDECGKTFVTKGSLNNHQKLGHCHGKKYPFAAEAGKKKSSAQSDQSKTCKVCGEVQKNAYALNVHVKKLHADCVLHCDQCNLVFFKPYGLEKHKKSHASGQFSVCKICKEEFPTRDAMRYHMRNHDGPFNCTVCDKLIHTKTALTTHMKRHSGHKPFSCEMCPMKFFSRMEKIQHMVTHTKVRDHVCDLCGSGFTKSDSLIKHKIRVHEKLRPFPCTLCTLKFANSHQLQRHMRTHTGEKPYKCHYCDRAYSQSNDLVKHTKIHVGAHPYACDRCDESFRLLTELRQHYQVHVQAGDDPKLPDELSFTSVATLNRRFDKERQQQKVGEAVNESST is encoded by the exons atgcaaacGTTCAACACCATGTCCACCTCAACAACGGACATGACGGAATACTGCCGAGTCTGTATGGCCACACCGGAAGCTGGCTTCAGCAGTCTGTACGAATCGTCCTCATCGTCTGGCCAACTCAGTCTGCACGGCATGTTGAGCGTCATATGCGCGCCGATTTTCGCCAAACCAGCGCCGGAAGAGTCAACGCCCAAGTGGCCGGCCAATGCTTGCGAAACGTGCAAAAATGCCATCGTAGCCGCATTCAACCTGCACCAGCAGTGCATCGAAACGGACCGGCAACTGAATAAGATCTTTGCCGTGAAGCTGGAAGTCGAAGAAGAAGTGGTTGAGGAAGCGAAAGACAACGTTGACGATCCGTTGGAAGAGATCAAGGTGGAACCGCTGGAAGTGATGATGGTCGAGCTGGACGAAAACGACGCCGCCGATGATGATAAGTCGGACGACGGAGGTGACAATAGCAGTGACTCAGATTGGGAGGAGGACGACACCGAAAAGAGAACCTGTAAAGTATGTTCCAAAGTGGTGGACAAGGTTTCACAGCTGGGCAAACACATGAAAAAGGATCATCCGGATCGTCCACACGTGTGTCGGATTTGCAGCGAATCGTTCAAGTCGTACTCAGGATTGCAATACCACAAAGTGACCCATAAGGGACCGGCCACTTGCGATGAATGCGGAAAGACCTTTGTGACCAAGGGCAGCTTGAATAACCACCAGAAGCTGGGCCATTGCCACGGTAAAAAGTATCCTTTCGCCGCCGAGGCAGGCAAGAAAAAGTCTTCAGCGCAGAGTGATCAATCGAAGACCTGCAAAGTTTGTGGTGAAGTTCAGAAAAATGCTTACGCACTGAACGTCCATGTCAAGAAACTGCACGCGGACTGTGTGCTCCACTGTGACCAGTGCAATTTGGTGTTCTTCAAACCGTACGGTCTCGAAAAGCACAAAAAGAGTCACGCTTCCGGCCAGTTTAgcgtttgcaaaatttgtaaagAGGAGTTCCCGACGAGAGATGCAATGCGTTACCACATGAGAAATCACGACGGACCATTCAACTGTACCGTGTGCGACAAATTGATTCACACTAAAACGGCCCTCACAACCCACATGAAGCGTCACTCTGGTCATAAACCGTTCTCTTGCGAGATGTGCCCGATGAAGTTCTTCTCGCGGATGGAAAAGATTCAGCACATGGTCACGCACACAAAGGTTCGCGATCACGTTTGCGACCTCTGCGGATCCGGCTTCACCAAGTCGGACTCTTTGATCAAGCACAAGATTCGCGTTCATGAAA AACTGCGTCCATTCCCGTGTACGTTGTGCACGTTGAAGTTTGCCAACTCTCACCAGCTGCAGCGCCATATGCGAACCCACACAGGAGAAAAGCCATACAAATGCCATTACTGCGATCGTGCGTACTCGCAGAGCAACGATTTGGTCAAACATACGAAGATCCACGTGGGAGCTCATCCCTATGCCTGCGATCGCTGCGACGAAAGCTTCCGACTGCTGACCGAACTGCGCCAGCACTACCAGGTCCACGTGCAAGCCGGCGACGATCCAAAGCTGCCGGACGAGCTGTCGTTCACCAGTGTGGCCACGCTGAACCGACGATTCGACAAGGAACGGCAGCAGCAGAAAGTGGGGGAAGCGGTGAATGAGTCGTCGAcatga
- the LOC120420778 gene encoding superoxide dismutase [Mn], mitochondrial-like, giving the protein MWKFSSRSVQLLSSSICRTKHTLPELPYEYAALEPTICREIMELHHQKHHAGYVNNLNAAEEQLTEALASNRVTDVIRLSPALKFNGGGHLNHSLFWENLTPLCTAPSKALEASLKHNFYSMEDFKALVRGAALNVQGSGWVWLGWDKDRKLLRIAACANQDPLEATTGLMPLLGIDVWEHAYYLQYKNDRAQYFDALWEIINWKEVSKRYEKLRCTVNK; this is encoded by the exons atgtggaaattttctTCCCGATCTGTGCAGCTTCTAAG CTCCTCCATCTGCCGCACCAAGCACACCCTCCCGGAGCTCCCCTACGAATATGCCGCCCTGGAACCCACAATTTGCCGGGAAATCATGGAACTTCACCACCAAAAGCACCACGCCGGATACGTCAACAATTTAAACGCCGCCGAAGAACAACTCACAGAAGCCCTTGCCTCGAACCGCGTGACCGACGTGATCAGGCTGAGCCCCGCCCTAAAATTCAACGGCGGTGGTCACCTCAACCATTCCCTCTTCTGGGAGAACCTAACCCCACTTTGTACGGCCCCCTCGAAGGCGCTGGAAGCCTCGTTGAAGCACAATTTCTACTCGATGGAGGACTTTAAGGCGTTGGTTCGCGGCGCGGCGTTGAACGTTCAGGGCTCCGGATGGGTTTGGCTAGGGTGGGACAAGGACCGGAAGCTGCTGCGGATTGCCGCGTGCGCGAATCAAGACCCACTGGAGGCCACAACCGGGCTGATGCCCCTGTTGGGGATAGACGTGTGGGAACACGCGTACTATTTGCAGTATAAAAACGATCGCGCGCAGTACTTTGATGCCCTGTGGGAGATTATCAACTGGAAGGAGGTGTCGAAGCGGTACGAGAAACTGCGCTGTACGGTGAACAAGTGA